The Niabella beijingensis genomic interval GTGCCCGTGCTCTTGGTGCCGTCTCCGGAGTTTTTTGTAAAAATGGGATCCTTCGCACTGTCGATCCGGAATTCCGGTATGATCATCAGTCCGCTTACCGGCTTGAAGTTAAAGGACAGCGTGCCCTGCACAATAGAGGTTCCGAACAGCGCACTGCCGTCGGCATTTGCGATCACGCCTTTTTTATCATCAAAATATTCGCCGCGCAGTGTAATCCCGAACTTATCGCTAGGATCCACATTTACATAAAGCGCCGAACCCCACCAGGACTGTGAAGACACATCCGGGGCTTTAACAAATTTTACCGTGCCGTCATACCCCAGGGAGAATTTGTCGGTGATCTTCGCTGTGGCTGTAAGACCCAGCTGGTTCGAAGCGATCGCTGCGGTATCCTTACCGCCTACGTAGTTCAGATACACATTCACCTTTTCCGAGGTTTTGCTGATCTGTCCGACAATAAACTTCTTGTTCCAGGGGGCTGACAGGTAATCGGTTGGGTTGGTCACCCCCGCCATCACGCCAAAGCCCTCTCCAAAAGTGAAATCCGCTTTCAATCCGGTATGTGAGAAGGGACCATAGGAGAACATATAGCTCATACTATAGTTCCTGTTTAGCTGGGGATCCAGCAGTTCATAACCCACGTGGGTACCCCATTTACCGGCCGACAGTTTAATATTATCAGTGGGAGCATAAGTGATATAGGCCTGTTTAATAGATTGTGTGATGCCGCTTTCAGCATAAGAAAACTCTTTTGCTCTTGTTCCGAAGCCGAGGTCTACCACAATCCCGGCTTTTCCTTTGGTATAGCTGGCCTTTAAAGAGGCCATACCCAGCTCAAAGGAATTGTGGGAATTAGTAAAACTGGTGAAATTATTTGCCTGCTGGACAGATTTGGCATGGTTAAAGTTAAAACGGTAATACGCATCTACAGAGCCATTGATCTGCAGATCTCCCTTATCTTCCACTTCGTTCGTGGTTGCGTCCTGGGCCAATAAAGCACCGGAAATAAAAATCGTCTTTGTGAGCAACAGAATTTTCCTCATTCAATAAAATTTTAATTTGTTTTAAACTGGTTTATGGTCTTTTCAGAGGGCAGGCCGTTTTGGTATCGTTCTGGTCTTTCCCGGCAGGCGGGATGCTGATTGAAACAGTGCAATTTAATATTAATATTATTTATAATGTTAACTATTTTAAACAATTATCTATTTTTTATTTGTTATTACCATTTATAAATCATATTAATTTTGATAAAAATACAAAATACGTGATTCAATTTATATTTTTTATCAAATATTTTTATTACTAATATATAAATCTTTAATTCAAAATTTTTACGGATCCGGATATTTTCCCCATCGTCTGTTTGCGGACTTCTCCGCAACTGCTATCTTTGCCGCCTCAAAAAAAATTACATGGCAAATACAGCAGACATCAGCCGCGGCATGATCTTAAAGCTCGATGGCAATCTTTATTCAGTAGTAGAATTCGGCGAAAACAAAACAGCCCGTGCTGCAGCGAAGGTGTGGGCCAAGCTGAAAGGTGTGGACAACAGCCGTACCATTGAAAAGACATGGAACTCGGGTGATACCATCCATCCGGTTCGTGTTGAAAAAAGAGCCTACCAGTACCTGTACCAGGATGAGACCGGCTACAACTTCATGGACAATACCACCTTTGAGCAGATCAGCATTGCCGAGAGCCTGATCGATGCCCCCCAGTTCCTCAAAGAAGGACAGGAAGTGGCCATTGCCATCAACACAGAAACAGAACTGCCGGTAAGCGTGGAGCTGCCCGATAAAATTGTAATGCTGGTAACTTATACAGAGCCCGGTCTTAAAGGGGATACTGCTACCCGCACCCTGAAACCTGCAACAGTTGAAACCGGAGCTACGGTAAATGTTCCTTTATTTGTAAATGAAGGAGAACTGATCCGCGTAAATACCAAAACAGGTGAATACGTTGAGCGCGTAAAGGAATAATTCAAAATATCGCTGAAAAATGGCTTAAATCACCCGATTTTAAGCCATTTTTCGTATAAATTGTGGTGTTTTGCTGAATATTACACAGAAATGCTATTGAAATGTTTACCTTAGCTTTTCTCATTTATGAATTTTCTATTAACTAAAGAAAATCGGACCCCAAACTATTTAAATCTTGAAGAAATATGGACTTTAAGCAAATCCAGGAGTTAATCAAAATGGTTAACAAATCCAATATTGGCGAATTGAGTATTGAACAAAAAGATTTCAAAATCACCATCCGTCAGAAAGAAGAGCAGATCACCCAGGTGGTTGCCGCCGCCCCCGTGCTTGCCCAGCCCCAGGTGCCTGCAGTATTGCCTGCACAAGCAGCGCCAGCGGCTCCCGCAGCTGCTTCCAAGACGGCTGAACTGCCCTCGAATACGATCACCGTTAAAAGTCCTATGATCGGTACTTTTTACAGAAGACCGGCACCCGATAAATCCAACTTTGTTGAAGAAGGCGATATCCTTACCCCCGGGAAAGTGATCTGTGTTATTGAGGCCATGAAACTCTTCAACGAAATTGAAAGCGAAGTAAGTGGTAAAATAATAAAAGTACTGGTAGACGATGCCTCTCCGGTTGAATTTGACCAGCCGTTGTTCCTTGTAGAACCCGCTTAATTTACCCGTCATCCAATTCGGGGCATTGAAAACGGCGTTGCCGTATCCTGCCAGCCGGATTGGTTTATTTTTCTTTATCAATCATCCAATTATCAACGACGTTCGATGTTTAAAAAAATATTAATTGCGAACAGAGGTGAGATCGCCCTTCGTGTTATCCGGACCTGCAGGGAAATGGGCATCCAGACGGTGGCCGTTTATTCCACCGCAGACAGCGAAAGCCTCCATGTTAAATTCGCAGACGAAGCGGTTTGTATCGGAAGACCGGCCAGCGTAGACTCCTATTTAAATGTACCCAATATTATGGCTGCGGTGGAGATCACCAATGCAGATGCTGTACATCCGGGATATGGCTTTCTCGCTGAAAATGCCAAGTTCGCCAATATCTGTAATGAGAATGGGATCAAATTTATAGGACCCACCGCCGAAATGATCAACAAAATGGGCGACAAGGTTACTGCAAAAGAAACCATGATCAAGGCCGGCGTACCCGTAGTTCCGGGGGGTGAAGGACTGCTGCAAAGTCTGGACCAGGCGAAGGTTGTGGCGAAAGAGATCGGCTACCCGGTGATCCTGAAAGCAACAGCCGGTGGTGGTGGTAAAGGCATGCGCATTGTATGGGAAGACGCAGAAATGGAACGGGCCTATGATACCGCAAAAGCGGAAGCGGCTGCTTCTTTTAAAAACGATGGGATCTACATGGAGAAATTCGTGGAAGAACCCCGCCACATCGAGATCCAGGTGGCCGGCGACCAGTATGGCACCATTTGCCATCTCAGTGAGCGTGATTGCTCTATTCAGCGCCGCCATCAGAAGCTGGTGGAAGAGTCCCCCTCCCCGTTTATGACCGATGAACTGCGGCATGCCATGGGTGAGGCTGCAAAAAAAGCTGCGGGTGCCATCGGCTATGAAAGCGTGGGTACCATCGAATTCCTGGTGGATAAACACCGGAATTTTTATTTCATGGAAATGAATACCCGTATCCAGGTAGAGCATTGTGTAACAGAAGAGGTGATCAATTTTGACCTGATCAAGGAACAGATAAAGATTGCAATGGGTGAAAAAGTATCCGGAGCCGACTATATCCCCCAGATGCATGCGATCGAATGCCGCATCAATGCGGAAGATCCCTATAATGACTTCCGCCCCTCTCCCGGAAAGATCACCAACCTGCATGTTCCCGGCGGACATGGGGTACGGGTAGACAGTCATGTGTACGCAGGGTACACCATCCCTCCTTATTATGATTCCATGATCGGGAAATTGATCACCGTGGCCCGTACGCGTAACGAAGCCATCGATACCATGTACCGTGCACTGAGTGAATATGTGATCGAGGGGATCAAGACCACCATTCCCTTCCACCTGCAATTAATGCAGAACGAAGATTTCCGGAGCGGTAATTTCAATACCAAATTCATGGAAAGCTTTGTAATGAAAAAATAACTGAATTATTCAGCAATAAGGACCGCAGCATTTTTTGTTGCGGTTTTTTTATTTCCCATATACAAGGTTCTTCAGCAAAACGTCGATCCGCTTTTGAGC includes:
- a CDS encoding porin is translated as MRKILLLTKTIFISGALLAQDATTNEVEDKGDLQINGSVDAYYRFNFNHAKSVQQANNFTSFTNSHNSFELGMASLKASYTKGKAGIVVDLGFGTRAKEFSYAESGITQSIKQAYITYAPTDNIKLSAGKWGTHVGYELLDPQLNRNYSMSYMFSYGPFSHTGLKADFTFGEGFGVMAGVTNPTDYLSAPWNKKFIVGQISKTSEKVNVYLNYVGGKDTAAIASNQLGLTATAKITDKFSLGYDGTVKFVKAPDVSSQSWWGSALYVNVDPSDKFGITLRGEYFDDKKGVIANADGSALFGTSIVQGTLSFNFKPVSGLMIIPEFRIDSAKDPIFTKNSGDGTKSTGTFLVAAVYSF
- the efp gene encoding elongation factor P, yielding MANTADISRGMILKLDGNLYSVVEFGENKTARAAAKVWAKLKGVDNSRTIEKTWNSGDTIHPVRVEKRAYQYLYQDETGYNFMDNTTFEQISIAESLIDAPQFLKEGQEVAIAINTETELPVSVELPDKIVMLVTYTEPGLKGDTATRTLKPATVETGATVNVPLFVNEGELIRVNTKTGEYVERVKE
- the accB gene encoding acetyl-CoA carboxylase biotin carboxyl carrier protein, with the protein product MDFKQIQELIKMVNKSNIGELSIEQKDFKITIRQKEEQITQVVAAAPVLAQPQVPAVLPAQAAPAAPAAASKTAELPSNTITVKSPMIGTFYRRPAPDKSNFVEEGDILTPGKVICVIEAMKLFNEIESEVSGKIIKVLVDDASPVEFDQPLFLVEPA
- the accC gene encoding acetyl-CoA carboxylase biotin carboxylase subunit, coding for MFKKILIANRGEIALRVIRTCREMGIQTVAVYSTADSESLHVKFADEAVCIGRPASVDSYLNVPNIMAAVEITNADAVHPGYGFLAENAKFANICNENGIKFIGPTAEMINKMGDKVTAKETMIKAGVPVVPGGEGLLQSLDQAKVVAKEIGYPVILKATAGGGGKGMRIVWEDAEMERAYDTAKAEAAASFKNDGIYMEKFVEEPRHIEIQVAGDQYGTICHLSERDCSIQRRHQKLVEESPSPFMTDELRHAMGEAAKKAAGAIGYESVGTIEFLVDKHRNFYFMEMNTRIQVEHCVTEEVINFDLIKEQIKIAMGEKVSGADYIPQMHAIECRINAEDPYNDFRPSPGKITNLHVPGGHGVRVDSHVYAGYTIPPYYDSMIGKLITVARTRNEAIDTMYRALSEYVIEGIKTTIPFHLQLMQNEDFRSGNFNTKFMESFVMKK